DNA from Dissulfurirhabdus thermomarina:
GTGAAGGAACCCACACACCTCAAGGGGGCGGCCGTCACCACCTACCTCTCCATCCCCGGCCGCTTCCTGGTGCTCATGCCCGGCACCGCCCACGTGGGCGTCTCGCGCCGCATCGAAGACGAGGCGGAGCGCCGGCGCCTCAAGGAGATCCTCGCCGGGGCCGCCCTCCCCGAGGGAACCGGCCTCATCGCCCGGACCGCCTCCGCCGGGGTGCCCAAGCGCGAGATCCTCAAGGACGGCAAGTACCTCCTCCGCCTCTGGCGGGCCATCCGGCAGAAGGCCCAGAAGGCCAAGGTCCCCGCCCTGGTCCACCGGGAGCGGGACCTCATCACCCGCTTCCTCCGCGACCACCTGGACGCCGACGTGCAGGAGATCCTGGTGGACCAGCGGGCCACCTTCGACGCGGTCCGGGGCTTCCTCCGCGTCATCGCCCCCCGCCAGGCCCGGGCCGTCCGCCTCTACCAGGAGAGCGAGCCCCTCTTCTCGCGCTTCCACCTGGAACACCAGATCGAGCAGATCTACCAGCCGCGGGTGGAGCTCCCCTCCGGCGGGTTCCTGGTCATCGAGCCCACCGAGGCCCTGGTGGCCGTGGACGTGAACTCGGGCCGCAACGTCCAGGGGAAGGACCTGGAGGAGACGGCCCTGGTCACCAACCTCGAGGCCGCCGACGAGGCCGCCCGCCAGCTCCGGCTCCGGGACCTCGGGGGGCTCGTGGTCATCGACTTCATCGACATGAAGGGCCGGGCCAACCGGGCCCGGGTGGAACGCCGCCTCCGGGAGGGCCTCCGCAAGGACCGCGCCCGCACCGACGTGGGCCGCATCTCCCGCTTCGGCCTCCTCGAGATGGTCCGCCAGAAGATCCGGGCCCCCCTGGAACTCGGGACGTACCGGCCCTGCCCCACCTGCCGGGGCCGGGGCCTGGTCCGGTCCGTGGAGACCCTGGCCCTGGTGTATCTTCGCCGGATCCGCTCCCGCCTGGCGGGCATGAAGCCCGGGGAGGTCACCCGGGTGGCCCTCGAGGTGCCGGGCGCGGTGGCGGGCTACCTCCTCAACCGGAAACGGGCGGAACTCCTCCGCCTCGAGGAGGCCTTCGGCGTCCAGGTCGAGGTGACCGGAAGCGCCGCCCTCGGACCCGAGGAACACCGGCTGGAGCTGCGCTGACCCGGCCGAAACGGAAAGGACCCCCGTCATGAAGGAACTCCGCCTCCACGTCCCGGCCCACATCGCCGACCTCGTCCCCTACCCGCCCGGGAAACCCCTGGAGGAGCTGGAACGGGAATACGGCATCACGGGCGCCGTCAAGCTCGCCTCCAACGAGAACCCCCTCGGGCCCTCGCCCAAGGCCGTGGCCGCCGTCCGCGAGGCGGCGGCGAACCTCCACCGCTACCCCGACGGAAGCGGCTACTACCTCAAGCACCGGCTGGCCGAACGCCTCGGCGTGGACCTCGCCGGGATCGTCCTCGGCAACGGCTCCAACGAGCTCATCGACCTCCTGGTGCGGGTCTTCGTGGCCCCGGGGGACGAGGTCGCGAGCAGCGACCCGGCCTTCCTCGTGTACCGGAAGATGGTCCAGGCCGCCGCGGGCCGGAACGTCCTGGTCCCCCTGCGCGGCCACCGGCACGACCTCCCGGCCATGGCGCGCCGGGTGACGGACCGGACCCGGCTCGTCTTCCTCGACAACCCCCACAACCCCACGGGCTCCATCCTGGCCCGGCCCGACTTCGAGGCCTTCCTGGCCGACCTCCCGGAGACGGTCCTCGTGGTCCTGGACGAGGCCTACGCGGAGTTCGTCCGGGGGGAGACGCCCCGCGCCCTCGACTACCTGGGCCGCGACCGGCGGGTGGTGGGCCTGAGGACCTTTTCCAAGGCCCACGGCCTGGCCGGGCTCCGGGTGGGCTACGGGGTCATGGACCCGGAGGTGGCCGGCTACCTCGAGCGGGTCCGCCAGCCCTTCAACGTGAACGCCGCGGCCCAGGCCGGCGCCCTGGCCGCCCTCGACGACGAGGCCCACCTGCGCCGCACCCTCGAGGTCACCTGGTCGGGCATGGACCGGCTGCGGGAGGGGCTTTCCGCCCTCGGCTGCCGGGTGCTCGAGAGCCACACCAACTTCCTCATGGCCGACATGGGCCGGGACGCCGGCGAGGTCTACGAGGCCGTGCTCCGGCGCGGGGTCATCCTCCGTTCCATGGCGGCCTACGGCTACCCGACGTGGATCCGGATCACCGTGGGCCGCCCGGAGGAGAACGAGCGGTGCCTGGCGGCCCTGGCCGAGGTGCTGACCGGCTAGGAAGCAAGGAGTCCGACGATTCGCCGAGCCGGCCGCTCCGGCACGTTCCGGGCCCGCTCCCCGGCCCCCGGCCCGCCCTTCAGCACCCCCCGTTGCGCCCCGGGACGAAGAGCACCCGGAGGGTCCGGAGGATCAGCCGGACGTCGAGCCAGAAGCTCCAGTTGGAGATGTAGTAAAGGTCCAGCCGGACGATCCGGTCGAAGTCGCGGATGCGGTTCCGCCCGCAGACCTGCCAGAGCCCGGTGATCCCGGGCCGTATGCTGATCCGCCGGTAGTGCCAGGCCGCATACTGGACGACCTCCTCGGGCGTGGGCGGCCGCGTCCCCACCAGCGACATCTCCCCCTTGAGGACGTTCCAGAACTGGGGCAGCTCGTCGAGGCTCGTCCGCCGGAGGAAGCGCCCCACCCGGGTCACCCGGGGGTCGTCGGGCACCTTGAAGATGGGGCCGTCGTGGTGGTTGCGGTCGAGGAGCTCCGCCTTGCGGCGTTCGGCGTCGGCGATCATGGTCCGGAACTTGAGGATGCGGAACCGCCGGCCGTTTCGCCCCACCCGGACCTGGCGGAAGAGAACCGGGCCGGGGGAATCGAGCTTGATGGCGAGGGCGATGGCGGGGAAGAGGACCGCCGTGGCGGCGAGGCCTACCAGGGCGCCGGTCACGTCGAGCCACCGCTTGAGGAGCAGGAGGTCCGGGTCGAGGGGCAGGGAATAGAGGCAGAGCGCCGGCCACTCCCCCAGCCGACAGGGCGCCATCCGGGCGTACCCGGTCTCCTCGTGCACGGCGGTGAGCACCCGGGTCACCTTTCCGAACTCTTCGCACAGCCGTAAGAAGGCCCGAACCTCCCGGGGACCCGGGGGGGTGCCCCGGTCCAGGGCCACGAAGACCTCGTCCACCACCCGCCGCCTGAAGAGGCGGCGCACCCGCTCCAGGACGTCGCCCTCCGCCCAGTCCACCGCCTCCACCACCCGGATCCCGAGCTGGGGCCGGGCCGCGATCCAGTCGAGGAGCCGCCGGAAACGCTCCCCCCGCCCCGCCACCAAGACGTGGCGGAGGTTCCGTCCCCGGCGCCGGAACGCCCCCTGGATCCACCGGATCAGGATCTTCTCCGCAACGAGGGCCCCGGCGGCGAGGAGCAGGAAGAGGCCGAAGAAGCTCCGGCTGAACCCCCCGGCGTGGGCGAGGTAGAGGGCGGCGCCCGAGAGCACCGCCGCCCAGGCGGCGGCGGAGAGCACGCGCCGCACCGTGGTCCAGGCGGGATCGTAGCGCTGGGAGCCGTAGAGCCCGTACCGGTGCAAGAGGAACAGGAAGAGCGCCGAGAAGGGGACCACGTACCAGAAGTAGCGCGGGTCGAGGGTGCGGCCGAGGAGCCGCCCCTGGAGGAGGCAGGCCGCGGCGAAGGCCGCGGCGATGACGAGCCCGTCCAGGGCAGCCGCCAGGAACACCAGGATGCGGGAATATTCCCGGAGCACGGCCCTTCCTCCCCTCGAGGCTTCCACCCGCCCGGCGGCGCCGCCCCCGGCGCGGCCGGCGGATCCAATCCACCCTTCTGTATGATTCTATATCAAAGGCGCCCGCTCATGGGGTGAGCGGGCGCCGGGGGGTGCACTTTTTTCCTGCCGGCGCCGCGACGATGGGACCGGGCCGGCGGCGGAGATACGCCTCGGGCCGGTCAGCGCCTCCGGGTCCGCACGGCGGTTCCCTCGACCCGCCACTCGGACTGCGCATAGAGAAAAGGAATGCAGAACCAGTTCCTGTGGACCACCGCATCGGTCAAGACATCACCGCCGGATCGATCCAGGGCGTCGTCGATGGCCTCCTCCAAGGTCGGCGGGCCGCCGATGGGAATGAACAGGATGGTCCGTTGCACGTCCCGTCCCACCGTCTTCTGCCGCCGGCCGTCGTTCAATGCGAAATCCTTCGTGTTCACCAACCGGTTCGAAAGCACGGTGAAGTCCCCCTGCCGTACCGAGCAGGCACAGAGAAGAACCGCCGCCGACAGGATCCCGATCCACGTGAATTTCATGCCGACCTCCGCCGAGCCTAGCGGGACGCCCCGGTGCCCAGGTGCCGGGTATCCACCACCGTTCCCTTGACCTTGACCACCTGCTGACCGATCACGACGGCGGACCATTCGTCCGTATAGACAACCGCATCGGTCATGAAATCTCCGCCGGCCCTGTCCAGGGCGTCGTCCACCGCCTCCTCGATCGTGGGCATGCCGAGCGGGATGAACAGGACGACGAACTTCTTGCTCACCCCCCAAACCCGCTTTCCGGGCGCACGATCCAGGTCGATGCCGTCGAGCTTCACATTCCGGGTGGAGATGGCGGTGAGGTCCGCCTGTCTCACCGCGCATCCCGACAACGCCACGAGACCCGCCAGCACTACGGAAAAAGGCACCAGGCGCCGCATCACGGCCTCCTTTCCTCCCCCGAAACCGGGAGACGTTTCGGGATCGGCCCCGCCGGCGCCCCTCCCCTGCGGGGGACACCCGCGGATCCCGTCCCATTCACGCGTCTATTTTCCAAGAAAGATCCGGCCTTGCCACCTGTCCAAAGGTACAGGTCGGGCGGATCCCGGGGCTGGACGGGAATTCGGGCATGCACGGCCCGCATCCACGGCGAGGGAGGGGCCGCGGGCGCGGCGGCAGCCCTCGCGGTGAGCGGCCTGGCCAAGTCCTTCGTGGCCGACGGCCACGAGCTGGAGGTGCTCCGCGGCCTCTCCTTCACGATCCGTCCCGGCGAGGCCTCCGTGCCGGGATCAGCCGAGGTCCAGGAAGCCTTCCTCCAGGGCCCGGGCCACGGCGTGGGCCCGGGTCTCCACGTCGAGCTTCCGGAGGATGTTCCCCACGTGGAACTTTACGGTTCGCTCGCTGATCCCCAGGATCACGGAAATTTCCCACGTCCCCTTTCCCTCCTTGATCCATCGGAGGACTTCCGTCTCCCTGCGGGTCAGGGGGGAGGCCCGCATCGGGACGCCCACCGCCCGGCGCAGGGCCTCATGGAGGTGGGGGACGACCAGGGAGAGGATCTCCTCGGTCCGGGGGCACCGGGGGAGGCCGTGGAAGCAGAAGAAACTGCCGACCCTGCCCCCGCGGTCCCGGGCGCCGTGGGCGTAGCCGACCCCCTCCCGGGTCCGGTGGAACCCGAAATCCTCGGCAAGGGAGGCGATCTCGAGCATCCGCGGGGAGGGGCGCCGCTGGATGGTATCCGCCCAGTACTGGAGGCGGAAGCTCCGGAAGTTCTCGACCAACACCGGGTCGTGGAACACGAGCCCGCGCTCCTGCAGCACTTCCAGGTAGGGCTCCGGGTAATCCACGTTGACGGGATGCAGGGCCTTGGCGGTCTTCCCGGGCGGCAGGACCGCCGCGCAGGACAGGGCCGCCTGGTAGGGCAGCAGGTCCGAGAGACGGCCGACGAGCCGCCGGAGATCCTCCTCCGTCGTGCAGGAGAGGCTTTCGTCGATCATCTCCAGGAGGAGAACGGCGTCCCGATGGGACAAGTGCTGGATCTTCATCTATCCAGGACGGCGTGACAAGAATACGCCAACCGCTGCGGTGCTTCGGATGCCCTCGTCATTGCGGCGTACCCAGCGGCGCCTCGTTCCTCGATGGCGTCAAAATGCGCGGGCTGCTGCGGTGCTTCAAGCTCCTCGCCCCTCCGCAGTCCCCGTGCGCCCCTCATCCGCCGACAGCCTCGCGCCGTGCATTTTGCGATTCGGGGTGCGCCACCCACCCCCTGAGGCCTCTTTGGATGAGACCATCGATCAAGACAGGCAAAAAATCCCTTTTTCACTAGATTAGGCCAATCTTCCTGCGTTTTCAAGACTCGTTCTGGTTCCATCGGCGGCGTCCCCTTTCCCCGCATGCGGCGGCAACGGACCGGGGGCAGGCCGGTGCACGTCGCGGTGGCCGGCCCCGCCCCGTTGGGGTACCCTGGAAGCGGTACCGGCCGGCCACCGGCCGGGGAGACGCCGGCGGCGGCATTCGCGCTGGAGGATTCCATGGACCTGCATCCCGAAACGGACCGGGTCGCCATCTCGGACCTCATGGCACAGAGCGGGGTCCGGTTCGGGACCAGCGGGGCCCGGGGCCCGGTCCGCCGGATGACCGACCTCGTCTGCTACGCCTACACCCGGGCCTTCCTGGAATACCAGCGCGAGACCGGCGCCCTGCCCCCGGCGGGCGGCGCGGTGGTCCTGGCCGGGGACCTCCGTCCCAGCACCCCGCGCATCCTGGCCGCCGCGGCCCAGGCCGCCCGGGACCTCGGCCTCGACATCGTCCACGCCGGCCGCGTCCCCTCCCCGGCCCTCGCCTGGGCCGCCATCCGCCGGGGCATCCCCGGCGTCATGGTCACGGGGAGCCACATCCCCGAGGACCGAAACGGCATCAAGTTCAACCGCCCGGACGGCGAGATCCTGAAGGCGGACGAGGCCGCCATCCGCCGCCGGTCCGTCCGCCTCCCGGCCGGCCGCTTCGACGCCGCCGGGGCCTTCCGCCCGCCCCCCGGCCCGCTCCCGCCGGCGGACCCCTCGCCCCTCGCCGACTACCTCTCCCGCTACCTCGCCTTCTTCCCGCCGGGATGCCTCGCCGGGCTCCGGGTGGGCCTCTACGAGCACTCCTGCGTGGGCCGGGAGGTCATCGGCGAGGCGCTGGCCGCGCTGGGGGCCGAGGTGATCCGGCTCGGCCGAACGGCGGCCTTCGTCCCGGTGGACACCGAGGCCATCCGGCCGGAAGACCGGGAACTGGCGCGGCGCTGGGCCCGGGAGGAGGAGCTGGCCGCCCTGGTCTCGGCGGACGGCGACGCGGACCGCCCCCTGATGGCCGACGAGGCGGGGCGTTGGCTGCGGGGCGACGTGGCGGGCATCCTGGCGGCCCGCTACCTCGAGGCCGACACCGTGGTGACCCCCGTCAGCTCCAACACCGCCCTGGAGCGATCGGGGCTCTTCCCGGAGGTGCGCCGGACCCGCATCGGCTCGCCCTACGTCATCGAGGGGATGCTGGCCGCCGCCCGGTCGGGCCGGGGCCGCGTGGTGGGCTACGAGGCCAACGGCGGCTTCCTCACCGCCTCGCCCATCGCCCTGGGCGGCCGGACCCTGGCCCCCCTCCCCACCCGCGACGCCCTCCTGGTGATCCTCTGTCTCCTCCACGAGGCGCGGCGGCGGCGGGTCCCCCTCTCGGCGCTGGCGGCGGAGCTGCCGCCCCGGTTCACCGCCAGCGACCGGCT
Protein-coding regions in this window:
- the hisC gene encoding histidinol-phosphate transaminase, which encodes MKELRLHVPAHIADLVPYPPGKPLEELEREYGITGAVKLASNENPLGPSPKAVAAVREAAANLHRYPDGSGYYLKHRLAERLGVDLAGIVLGNGSNELIDLLVRVFVAPGDEVASSDPAFLVYRKMVQAAAGRNVLVPLRGHRHDLPAMARRVTDRTRLVFLDNPHNPTGSILARPDFEAFLADLPETVLVVLDEAYAEFVRGETPRALDYLGRDRRVVGLRTFSKAHGLAGLRVGYGVMDPEVAGYLERVRQPFNVNAAAQAGALAALDDEAHLRRTLEVTWSGMDRLREGLSALGCRVLESHTNFLMADMGRDAGEVYEAVLRRGVILRSMAAYGYPTWIRITVGRPEENERCLAALAEVLTG
- a CDS encoding sugar transferase: MLREYSRILVFLAAALDGLVIAAAFAAACLLQGRLLGRTLDPRYFWYVVPFSALFLFLLHRYGLYGSQRYDPAWTTVRRVLSAAAWAAVLSGAALYLAHAGGFSRSFFGLFLLLAAGALVAEKILIRWIQGAFRRRGRNLRHVLVAGRGERFRRLLDWIAARPQLGIRVVEAVDWAEGDVLERVRRLFRRRVVDEVFVALDRGTPPGPREVRAFLRLCEEFGKVTRVLTAVHEETGYARMAPCRLGEWPALCLYSLPLDPDLLLLKRWLDVTGALVGLAATAVLFPAIALAIKLDSPGPVLFRQVRVGRNGRRFRILKFRTMIADAERRKAELLDRNHHDGPIFKVPDDPRVTRVGRFLRRTSLDELPQFWNVLKGEMSLVGTRPPTPEEVVQYAAWHYRRISIRPGITGLWQVCGRNRIRDFDRIVRLDLYYISNWSFWLDVRLILRTLRVLFVPGRNGGC
- a CDS encoding phosphomannomutase codes for the protein MDLHPETDRVAISDLMAQSGVRFGTSGARGPVRRMTDLVCYAYTRAFLEYQRETGALPPAGGAVVLAGDLRPSTPRILAAAAQAARDLGLDIVHAGRVPSPALAWAAIRRGIPGVMVTGSHIPEDRNGIKFNRPDGEILKADEAAIRRRSVRLPAGRFDAAGAFRPPPGPLPPADPSPLADYLSRYLAFFPPGCLAGLRVGLYEHSCVGREVIGEALAALGAEVIRLGRTAAFVPVDTEAIRPEDRELARRWAREEELAALVSADGDADRPLMADEAGRWLRGDVAGILAARYLEADTVVTPVSSNTALERSGLFPEVRRTRIGSPYVIEGMLAAARSGRGRVVGYEANGGFLTASPIALGGRTLAPLPTRDALLVILCLLHEARRRRVPLSALAAELPPRFTASDRLRDFPPERSRAVLAALAPEGTAEAAAERALGDLFGPVRRVDLTDGVRLTFASGEIVHLRPSGNAPEFRCYTEADTEERAAELLGLALGRMEAWRGGEAGPQAGSPSPSRP
- a CDS encoding helix-turn-helix transcriptional regulator; the encoded protein is MKIQHLSHRDAVLLLEMIDESLSCTTEEDLRRLVGRLSDLLPYQAALSCAAVLPPGKTAKALHPVNVDYPEPYLEVLQERGLVFHDPVLVENFRSFRLQYWADTIQRRPSPRMLEIASLAEDFGFHRTREGVGYAHGARDRGGRVGSFFCFHGLPRCPRTEEILSLVVPHLHEALRRAVGVPMRASPLTRRETEVLRWIKEGKGTWEISVILGISERTVKFHVGNILRKLDVETRAHAVARALEEGFLDLG
- a CDS encoding Rne/Rng family ribonuclease: MTHPTAAKTARDPAAGERGRRLILVNTEAPEEHRVALVEAGRLEAFDVETPAQVQLRGNIYKGRIANVEPSLRAAFVEMGLERHGYLPFQDIHPDYLGNPENGRPVHELLSRGQEVLVQVVKEPTHLKGAAVTTYLSIPGRFLVLMPGTAHVGVSRRIEDEAERRRLKEILAGAALPEGTGLIARTASAGVPKREILKDGKYLLRLWRAIRQKAQKAKVPALVHRERDLITRFLRDHLDADVQEILVDQRATFDAVRGFLRVIAPRQARAVRLYQESEPLFSRFHLEHQIEQIYQPRVELPSGGFLVIEPTEALVAVDVNSGRNVQGKDLEETALVTNLEAADEAARQLRLRDLGGLVVIDFIDMKGRANRARVERRLREGLRKDRARTDVGRISRFGLLEMVRQKIRAPLELGTYRPCPTCRGRGLVRSVETLALVYLRRIRSRLAGMKPGEVTRVALEVPGAVAGYLLNRKRAELLRLEEAFGVQVEVTGSAALGPEEHRLELR